CGCAAAGCAGAGTACGACCTCCGAAGTGCTCGCGACGCTGCGCTCGAAGGACTTCGGCCCGCTTACCGAGAACGTCGACGACCTCTATCGCCGGCTGAACATGCGCCTGAGCACCGAGAAATCCTGGCGCTACTTCACCGGTGAGGCAAACACGTTCCTGATCCAGAAGTTCAGCGAGATGTATCTGGTCGGTCGCGAGATGGGTGGTGGGCCAAAGCGCCTCGGCGAACTCATCAGTACGAACATGAGTGAGATTATCAACCTGCGCGAAGAGCGCAAGCAGCAGACGACCACGCTCGTCGGCGTCATGTACGGCATCACCGCCGCCTCGGCGTTCGCGTTCTTCATCGGACTCGAGTTAGCCCTGATGCTCTCGAGTTTCGATATCGATCTCGACGGCCAGATGGGCGGGCAACTCATCCACACGGACGAGTACAACGTGCCGGTGCTCCGGTATCTGATCGTGCTGGTGTTGATTTTCAACGCGTTCATCTCGTCACTGGTGCTTCGGGTGGCAGACGGCGGCCACTTCGGCAATTCGTACGTTCACTTCACGGCGCTGTTATGGATCGGCGCGGTGACGGGGACGCTCACGGAGCGACTGGTCGACCTGCTGATCACGGTGGATCTGTGAGGAGATCTACAGACAACTATCGTGAGCCGACCGCTGGGAACGGCCACAAGACAATTAGTAGCTGCAGCGAAACCGATGGGATAGATAACGATGCGTCTCGACCGAAATCAGCGGTTCCACGCAGCGACACGCGGCATCGAATCGGTACAAAGCGGTGCCCTTCTCTTTGGGTTCTCGCTTCTGCTCTCGTTTTTCATGGGAACGGTCATCTTCATGAACGGCGGGTAGCGCGGGATTTGCAGAGATAGTCGCCTTCTGCAGAGATAGTCGTCTCCGTCCTATAGTAGCCACTGCAAGTCAATGCACACCTGATCGCCAGATGACTCGGCGATCAGTGTGTAACTAGGTGCAGTTGTTACTATAGCAACGCGTACGCGCTTGAGTACAGACACAGAGACAGACAGACAGACAGACTCAGAGAGACAGACAGACTCAGAGAGACAGACAGACAGACAGAACCAGCGACCCACAGGCAACTCGAGTGACGCTGACTGCAGGGGCGACTCACAGTACACAAGACACAATTCACAGCTCACAGCTCACAGCTCACTCGAGTGCATCGCGCAGGTCGCCGATGGTGTCGGTTTCGTCGAGTCCGTGTTTGGCGGCGGTTTTTCGCAGTTGTGACTCGGTGAGTTCGGGGGCAAATTCGGATTTCGCGAAGAGGAGGGAGGCGGTTCGCATCGTGGGTGTTTTGCGAGCGACGTGTTGGGCGTACCAGAGGACGAGATTGTCGAAGGTGCCGACGATGTCGTCGGAGGCGGTTCGGTGGCGGACGGAGTCGCTGCCGAACTGGGCGACGATGTCGAGCGCGAGTCGCGCGTCGGTCCGATCGAGTTCGTCGGCGAGGATGGAGCGGGCGTGTTCGGGGCTCTGGGGGGGTTGTGGGGTGGGTTGGTGTGGGTGTTGTTGCTGTTGCTGGGGCGGTTGTTGGTCCTGTTGCTGTCGTCGTCCCTGTCCCTGTCCCTGCCCCTGCGCTTGCTGCGCTCGGTCCTGTTCGGACTCGACCTGTTCTCGTGCTGGCGCTTGCTGTGACGGGCGTTCCTTTCGGGTTTCGGTGTCGGTGCTGCGTCCGTCTGCAGTGCCTGGAGTGTCCGTAGCATCCGCAGCGGGCTGTGTCTGTGTGCTTGCGGATTCGTCGCGACTACTCGGCCGTCTCTGTGTCTCGTCTGGGACGTTCGGTGGGCTGTGGTCGGCCGAAACGACGTACCGGCTCTCGGAAACCTCGGCCACGTAGGGGCTCTCGGTGAAGTCCAGTTCGTCGGGCGAAAGGACGCCGCCGCCGTTGTTGCCGCCCGGTTGCTCGCTGGGGAGGACCGGCGGAACGTCGGCGTCAGCATCGGCGTCGGCCGTCGACTCGGGATTGCCACCCTCGTTACGATCTGTCATGAAGCGATCGGTAGTGAGCGTACGAGAGCAACCGAAAAGAAACCTTTGTTCGGGTGAGCCCTGTGAGAACGGGAAAATCGCCCACTGTCGGAAGCGAGCAGAGACCCACATCGACGCTGGAACGCAGAATCTGACGGCTCGGAACGTAACGAGCCAATCGGCCACAATTACTTAATACGTAGGTTGTCATAGTTTTCCTGAATGACGACTCGTAGCCAGTCAGAGCGCAGGGCCACCACGCGGATTCGGTCCGGTGGCCGGCTCCGGATGGCGGCGAGCGAACGAGCGGTAGACGCCAGCGGAACAGGTTCACCATGGTACTCTCGATAATCGGCAACATACTCGGAGACGGCGATGGCAACAGCGGCACTCGCTCGAGCTCCGGGAACGATAGCGATGACATCCTCGGTGGTGACCTCGCCGGCAGTATGAGCGACGACGAGTTGTTGCCCGGAGCGCGAGCGGAAAGCGCTACTGGGGGCAACGGCGGCGATGGCACTGGTGACGAGGCTCTCTTTGACGATGGCGATCTCGGCGGTGGCGACGACTTCCTCGACGACGACTCGATGTCCATCGACGGCATGGGCGAGATGTCTGACATGGACGAGATGGGCGGTATGGGCGAAATGTCCGATATGGGGTCGATGGATGGCATGGACGCCATGGACGACGGCGGAACCGTCTCGAGTGAAGTCGAAGCGCGCGTCGAAGAGATGGAGAACAGCGTCGGCTCGCTCTCCTCGACGGTGAACACCGTCCAGAGCGAGAACGAAAAGATCGGCGAATCGCTCGACGACATCGAGGAGAACATCCGGAAACTCCTCGAGGTCTACGAGATGGTAACGCAGGGTGTGAACCCGTTCGTCGAGGGCGACTCTCTCGCCGATTCGATGGGCGCTGGTGCCGCTGGCAGCGGTGACTTTGGCGGACAGAGCCTTTTCGACAGCGGCGACGGCGGCGAAGCGGACGAGACGATCGACGAAGATATCGCGAACGCCGAGGCGGACGACTTCCTCGACGAGAGTATCATCGACGACGATGATGGCTTCGACGACGACTTCGACGACCTAGAGGACGAGACGAGCATGGACGGAGACGACAACCTCGACCCCGATGCAGACGCAGACGCCGCTGGTGACGATGAGCTGTCGTTCGACGAACTGAAATCTGAATACGAATCCGGTGACGCCAACTGGGACAGCGACGAAAGCGCTGCCGACGACGGCGACACCACCGACGACGAGGACGACCTGGCAGCCGACGACGATGACGGTTTCGACGACGATCTCGCCGTCGACGGCGACGAAGCGGACGAGACCGACTCGCTCATCGACGACGCTGACGCCATTGCGAGCGACGAGACGAGCGATACAGACGGCGACACAGCCGACCTCGCTGCACACGACCGTTCCCACCCCGTGTGGGACGACGGCGGCCGCCCGTACCTCGAAACCATCCCCTCCGAGTACGACACCGAGTTCGTCGTCATGGACTGGCTCGAGTACCTGGTCGACGAACTGGGGCTCAACGGTGCGGCCCGAACACTCCGGTTCTACGAGTCAGTCTACTGGGTGAGCACGTCGGTGGAATCACACCTACAGACGGTGCTGAACGGCTTTGGTGGCGGACCGGACATCGGCGAGCCAGAACCACACTCCTCACTCGGCGTCGATCACAAACGCAGCCTCTGGTGGATCAGCCAGATCGCAACGCCGGAGAAGAAGCGGCGCCCGTTCGACGTGTGGGTCGACGAAGAAAATATCACGGTCGAGCAGGCGATGGCTGTCGCGGAACAACACCAGCCGGAAGTGGGCGCTGAGGATGGAGGTGACAGTCACGGTCACGGTCACGATCACGATCACGATCACGGTGAAAACAAAGTCGAACACAACGACGCCGACCCAGCCGCCGGAACTGACCACACAACTGCAGTCGACGAGTTCGAACCAGTTGCGGCGACAACTACGACCACGACCACGACTACGACTGACGCAATCGACACCGCCGATACTGCCACTGGTGAGGAACTCACGTTCGATGAAACGACAGTGGCCGACGATCACGCCGAACTCGAGTCACCGACGGAAACGGCTGCGGGAGACAACAGTCATATCGACCAGAATCTCGACCCTGATCCCGACCCCGACCCCGACTACGACCTAGACCCAGACTCAGACCCAGACCCCGACACAAACTCATCCGAAGACGACATCGAACTCGAGTTCGCCACGGACGAACCACTCGATCCGTTCGCGGCCGAGGACGACTCGACCGACCAGACCGAGGGTGACGGCGAAGCTGACGGCCGGCCGGCTTCGGGTGCGGACACCGATGGGGAAGTAGCGACGACCACACCGGCAGCCGACACCGAACTCGAGTCCAGCGGCGCACAGAAAATCTTCATCGAGGAGGCAGAGGAGGACACGGTGGAGCAGAACCACCGCAACGAACCGGCCGGCGAGCGAGTCGAGCCGGAAGCGGAGGTGACGGATGGTGGGCAGATGATCTGGGTCGATTCGGATGTCGTGCTCTCCGAGTCCGGTGCCAGACTGTGCAACACGCGCGCGACCACCGGTGGCGTCGACCGTGGGGAGCAGGCCGAAATCGCAAAGCCGCTCGTCGTTTCGGACGAACCGGCGGATCTCGACGGCTGGCAGGTTGAACGGATCAAGCTCCTGCTCGCGCCGGAGGAGTTCGAGGGTGGGTGTGAGCAGCCAACCGACGAGGCTGCACACGACCACGAACAGTAAGACGCTGGACAGGACGAGCAAGTAGACTGAAGACTGAAGAGCCCGGAGAACGAGCCACGAGGCAAGACCAAGACGAGAGACGATGAGTCAGTTTAAAAATATCTTCTCACTCGGTCTCGACGACCGCGACCGACTGAACAAGGAACTCGGGGGCGGTATCCCGACCGGGAGTATCGTACTGATGGAAGGCGACTACGGCGCCGGCAAGAGCGCCATCTCACAGCGATTTGCGTACGGTCTCTGTGAAACGGACAAATCCGTGACGTTCCTCTCGACCGAACTCGAGGTCAAGGGGTTCGTCGACCAGATGGACTCGCTGAACTACAACGTCGAGGAGCACCTCCTCTTCGAGAACATGCTGTTTCTCCACGGCGACCTCGACAGCGGGAGTGTACTCTCTGCGACTGACGAGGAACAGACCAGACAGGATCTGCTGACCGACCTCATGGACGAGGAAACCCTCTGGTCCGCCGATGTCATCATCATCGACACCTTCGACGCCATCCTGCGTAACGATCCGAAGTTCGAGGCGCTGGTTCGCCAGAACGAAGAGCGCCAGGCCGCCCTGGAGATCATCTCGTTCCTTCGCAACATCATTTCGCAGGGAAAGATCGTCGTGTTGACCGTCGACCCCTCGACGGTCGGCGACGAGGCGATCGGTCCGTTCCGGTCGATCGCTGACGTTTTCATCGAACTCGAGATGATCGAGGTCGGGAACGACATCCGTCGGCAGTTGTTCATCAAGCGCTTTGCGGGGATGGGCGAACAGGTCGGTGACCGAATCGGGTACTCGGTTCGGTCGGGAACAGGTATCGTGATCGAGAACCGGAGTGTTGCCTAGAGGGTGACGGTTGTATGACGGAAATGGGAACGCCGAAGCCGTCGGACGAGCTCCAGGAGCTGGCCGCACGCCGCCCGCATCTGCGCGAGCATTTGAAGAAGTTCAGGCAGATCACGGGTGAGTTCCCGCTGTTGATCGACGAACCGTCCGCTGAGTACGAGACACCGCATCCGAACGTCCTGTACCCGGTCGGTGGCCCGATCTATAGCCACGTCTACGGCGACGTGGGGACGAAGATGCAGTACTTCGCCGTCGAGCCAACGCTCTCTGACGAGGAGCAGTCCGTGTTCTCGACGGTCAAAGACTCGCTGCTTCGTCGAAGTGCGACCAAGGTAGCACCCGAGAAGGACGCAGAGTACAGCGACCGAATCGAGGAGTTACTGAGCGAGACGACCCACATCAAAGGCGACGAGGTCGAAAACATAATCGAGCGGCTCAAGGTCCGCTTCCATCCGGGTATTCAAGAGATTCCACAGGAGACCTACGAGAATATCCGCTACCGGTTGAATCGAGACATCGTCGGCCTGGGGCCACTCGAGCCGGTCATGCGCGACCCGGCGAACGAGGACATTCACGTGATCGGTCCCAACGAGTGTTACGTCGATCACGGTGTCTACGGGATGGTTGAGACGACGGTCGACTTCGGCACGCAAGAGGAGTTCGACCGCTGGCTCTCGAACATGGGTGAGCGCATTGGAAATCCGATGACCGACGCCGAGCCAATCGTTGACTCGACGCTGCCCGATGGCTCGCGTCTGAACGTCATCTACAGCGACGACGTGAGCGTGAAGGGGCCGAGCCTCACGATTCGTCAGGGCGACGAGGTGCCCCTGTCGGTCACCCAGATTACGAACTGGGGGACGCTCTCGCCCGAGCTAGCGGCGTACCTCTGGCTCTGTCTGGAGAACGAGCGAACGGTGTTCGTCGTCGGCGAGACGGCATCCGGGAAGACGACGACGCTGAACTCGATCATGTCGTTCATCCCGCGGGACTCGAAGATCTACACCGCAGAGGACACGGCAGAGGTGCTTCCGCCGCACGACACGTGGCAGCAGCTACTGACCCGCGAGAGTCGCAGCGAGGACAGTGCGGACGTCGACATGTTCAACCTGGTCGAGGCCGCGTTGCGTTCGCGTCCCGAGTACATCGTCGTGGGTGAGGTTCGTGGTGAGGAGGGGCGTATGGCGTTCCAGGCGGCCCAGACCGGGCACCCGGTCATGCTCACCTTCCACGCGAGCGACATCGTTTCGATGATCCAGCGCTTTACCGGTGACCCGATCAACGTCCCCGAGACGTTCATGGACAACGCCGACGTGGCGCTGTTCCAGAACCGCGTCAAGCAGGGCGACGACGTCCTCCGTCGGGTGACCTCGGTCCAGGAGATCGAAGGCTACTCCGAGCAGATGGATGGGGTCGTCACCCGGCAGGTGTTCTACTGGGACCCCGTCGAGGACGAGATCGTCTTCCAGGGAATGAACAACTCCTATGTGTTAGAAGAGCAGATCGCGACCCTGCTCGGATACGCCGACACCCGCGACATCTACGACGACCTCCAGTTCCGTTCGGACATCATCGAGCGGATGATCCAGGAGAACATTCTGGCGTACCACGAGGTAAACGACACTATCGACTCCTTCCAGCGCGACGGTGTCGAGGGACTGCCGTTCCACGTGACTCGGCCTGATTAACGGCCTCTCGTTCTCGATTCCGACACGTCGGCGAATCGACCGCACCGGCGAAAACGTGTAAAGAGCTAAGAGATTTCGACGAGAAGGAACTGCTATGTCTGAAGACGTCGTTGCCGACTTTACCGGTCGGTTCTTCCGCAACCACGGAGAGTCACCGGGCACGCCAACGTCGGGACGAATCATCATGACGAAACGCCGCCTGGTCCTCGCGACGAACGACGACAAGACGACGATTCCGCTCTCGACAGTGATCGACGTCAACGTTGGAACCGTCCCCAGCCACGTCAAACAGTTCTTCGACGACACAGTGACCATCGGCTACAAGGACGACGGCCAGACCCGAAGCGCTGTCATCGAGAGCACGGGTGAAACCGTCGACACCTTCGTCGCAATTCTCTTTCGCTGTCTCCTCAACGGTCGCAAAGCGGCGGTCAAACACCCCGCACGGGTCGGTGGCCGCGTGAAAGACACGCCCGTCGTGCCTGGGAAAATTCGAATCAAGAATCGGCGGATCGAAGTCGCGAGCAAGCGCGGAACCTTCAGCTTCGACGTCGAGACTGTGATGCGAATCGAACGCTCGAACAAACTCGGCGAGAGTGCCGACCGCGTCACGCTGGTCGTCAAGTATATCGACACGGATACCGACGCTGGCCTGACCAAAACGTCGCTCATCTCACCCGTCAAGAGTCAGTACGTCAACCTGCTCGGACGCTTCCTCCGACTCGAGCTCGACGAGTTGCGCGAGGAGGTCGCCGACATCGAGTTGACGAATCCCGAAAAACGCGTGCTGGTCGGCATTCACGCGACTGGTGGCGACATCGACTTTACGAACATGCTGGACGGCGACCCGGCGTACGTGACGAACGTCCTGAACTCGGTCCAGAACAAGGACCTGGTACTCGAGAACGCAAGCGGACTGTCGTTGACGTCGAAGGGGCGGATTGTCGTGAGCGAGCGGATCGAGGACGTGAACGCCTGACTACCGAACGGGGCGTTCGAGTGTGATTGGGATTGGAGTGTCGTGGCCGTTTCAGATGGATAGAAACGGACGACTCGCGCTGTACTGCAACACTGAGACGAAAAACGATTGCACAACACCGCACGACACCACTGCGTCTCGGAGGTGCGCTATCGCTGGCGGTCGAACAACTCGGCCGGATCGACGCGGGTGTTTTCGGAGTTTTCGATCAACAAATCGCCGAGCGCCTGCTTGAGTTCGGACCGTCGCGGTAGTGCGAGCATCTGGCAGGTGAACACCTGGTCGCTGTTGGTCTGGATGTTCGAGTCGAGCATGAACGCGTGATCGTCGGTTTCGGCCATCTTGGCCGTGATCGGCGTCATGATCGACGAACCGGTGTCGGCGACGAACTGCGGCGGCTCGTGTTTGATCTCGGCGTTCAACACGTTCGCCCAGCCGTCGACGAAGCCGCTGGTCATGATGTTGCCGAGTTCCTTCAGCGCGCCCTGTTCGACGGAGCCCCACTGCTCGTCAGTTTCCATCGGAACCAGCGAGTCGACGACCGCCCGGCCGGAGGGCTGGTCGAACAGGATGACCAGATTCCCGCTGAACTTGCCGTCGAACGGCATGACGGTCCCCACGTATCGCTTATTGCCGACCTCCGTCGGAATATCTTCGATCGGAACGAGCGTCAGACGGCTGATCTCGACCGTCGTGTCGATGCCGGTCATCGACGTGATGTTCGTCGCGGCCTTCTCTGCACCCTCCTTGGTCATGTCGTTGAAGACCTTGAGTTTCTCCACCGAGACGATGTCCTCGGTTCGCGGCTCGAAGGCGCGCTCGAGTGAACTCGAGTCG
The DNA window shown above is from Natrialba magadii ATCC 43099 and carries:
- a CDS encoding DUF7500 family protein; protein product: MTDRNEGGNPESTADADADADVPPVLPSEQPGGNNGGGVLSPDELDFTESPYVAEVSESRYVVSADHSPPNVPDETQRRPSSRDESASTQTQPAADATDTPGTADGRSTDTETRKERPSQQAPAREQVESEQDRAQQAQGQGQGQGRRQQQDQQPPQQQQQHPHQPTPQPPQSPEHARSILADELDRTDARLALDIVAQFGSDSVRHRTASDDIVGTFDNLVLWYAQHVARKTPTMRTASLLFAKSEFAPELTESQLRKTAAKHGLDETDTIGDLRDALE
- a CDS encoding FlaD/FlaE family flagellar protein — protein: MVLSIIGNILGDGDGNSGTRSSSGNDSDDILGGDLAGSMSDDELLPGARAESATGGNGGDGTGDEALFDDGDLGGGDDFLDDDSMSIDGMGEMSDMDEMGGMGEMSDMGSMDGMDAMDDGGTVSSEVEARVEEMENSVGSLSSTVNTVQSENEKIGESLDDIEENIRKLLEVYEMVTQGVNPFVEGDSLADSMGAGAAGSGDFGGQSLFDSGDGGEADETIDEDIANAEADDFLDESIIDDDDGFDDDFDDLEDETSMDGDDNLDPDADADAAGDDELSFDELKSEYESGDANWDSDESAADDGDTTDDEDDLAADDDDGFDDDLAVDGDEADETDSLIDDADAIASDETSDTDGDTADLAAHDRSHPVWDDGGRPYLETIPSEYDTEFVVMDWLEYLVDELGLNGAARTLRFYESVYWVSTSVESHLQTVLNGFGGGPDIGEPEPHSSLGVDHKRSLWWISQIATPEKKRRPFDVWVDEENITVEQAMAVAEQHQPEVGAEDGGDSHGHGHDHDHDHGENKVEHNDADPAAGTDHTTAVDEFEPVAATTTTTTTTTTDAIDTADTATGEELTFDETTVADDHAELESPTETAAGDNSHIDQNLDPDPDPDPDYDLDPDSDPDPDTNSSEDDIELEFATDEPLDPFAAEDDSTDQTEGDGEADGRPASGADTDGEVATTTPAADTELESSGAQKIFIEEAEEDTVEQNHRNEPAGERVEPEAEVTDGGQMIWVDSDVVLSESGARLCNTRATTGGVDRGEQAEIAKPLVVSDEPADLDGWQVERIKLLLAPEEFEGGCEQPTDEAAHDHEQ
- a CDS encoding ATPase domain-containing protein, which translates into the protein MSQFKNIFSLGLDDRDRLNKELGGGIPTGSIVLMEGDYGAGKSAISQRFAYGLCETDKSVTFLSTELEVKGFVDQMDSLNYNVEEHLLFENMLFLHGDLDSGSVLSATDEEQTRQDLLTDLMDEETLWSADVIIIDTFDAILRNDPKFEALVRQNEERQAALEIISFLRNIISQGKIVVLTVDPSTVGDEAIGPFRSIADVFIELEMIEVGNDIRRQLFIKRFAGMGEQVGDRIGYSVRSGTGIVIENRSVA
- a CDS encoding type II/IV secretion system ATPase subunit translates to MTEMGTPKPSDELQELAARRPHLREHLKKFRQITGEFPLLIDEPSAEYETPHPNVLYPVGGPIYSHVYGDVGTKMQYFAVEPTLSDEEQSVFSTVKDSLLRRSATKVAPEKDAEYSDRIEELLSETTHIKGDEVENIIERLKVRFHPGIQEIPQETYENIRYRLNRDIVGLGPLEPVMRDPANEDIHVIGPNECYVDHGVYGMVETTVDFGTQEEFDRWLSNMGERIGNPMTDAEPIVDSTLPDGSRLNVIYSDDVSVKGPSLTIRQGDEVPLSVTQITNWGTLSPELAAYLWLCLENERTVFVVGETASGKTTTLNSIMSFIPRDSKIYTAEDTAEVLPPHDTWQQLLTRESRSEDSADVDMFNLVEAALRSRPEYIVVGEVRGEEGRMAFQAAQTGHPVMLTFHASDIVSMIQRFTGDPINVPETFMDNADVALFQNRVKQGDDVLRRVTSVQEIEGYSEQMDGVVTRQVFYWDPVEDEIVFQGMNNSYVLEEQIATLLGYADTRDIYDDLQFRSDIIERMIQENILAYHEVNDTIDSFQRDGVEGLPFHVTRPD
- a CDS encoding CheF family chemotaxis protein → MSEDVVADFTGRFFRNHGESPGTPTSGRIIMTKRRLVLATNDDKTTIPLSTVIDVNVGTVPSHVKQFFDDTVTIGYKDDGQTRSAVIESTGETVDTFVAILFRCLLNGRKAAVKHPARVGGRVKDTPVVPGKIRIKNRRIEVASKRGTFSFDVETVMRIERSNKLGESADRVTLVVKYIDTDTDAGLTKTSLISPVKSQYVNLLGRFLRLELDELREEVADIELTNPEKRVLVGIHATGGDIDFTNMLDGDPAYVTNVLNSVQNKDLVLENASGLSLTSKGRIVVSERIEDVNA
- a CDS encoding chemotaxis protein CheC, with the protein product MEIDIRELETYQELAHDGAQSAAESLSQLTGISTSVQVTNVSLMSSSDLQYEFIGNEFAGVNIDLTGEISGEVVLAFDEQGRKAITDKLVPADDPAKKKSSIEEVGNIMSSGFVDGWANYLNAKIKSSPPTYIQGTGTDVLPKSATTEDNYLFVFRSRVEAAEEGVNEPIDFRILLVPDSSSLERAFEPRTEDIVSVEKLKVFNDMTKEGAEKAATNITSMTGIDTTVEISRLTLVPIEDIPTEVGNKRYVGTVMPFDGKFSGNLVILFDQPSGRAVVDSLVPMETDEQWGSVEQGALKELGNIMTSGFVDGWANVLNAEIKHEPPQFVADTGSSIMTPITAKMAETDDHAFMLDSNIQTNSDQVFTCQMLALPRRSELKQALGDLLIENSENTRVDPAELFDRQR